A genomic window from Cucumis melo cultivar AY chromosome 8, USDA_Cmelo_AY_1.0, whole genome shotgun sequence includes:
- the LOC103495890 gene encoding uncharacterized protein LOC103495890, with protein MSFVDALEQIPSYVKFLKYIFTKKRRMNEYETVTLTQATSNIFKNMVQKKMTYPRSFTVSCSIDDMDLGHTLCNLGASINLMHLSIFKKLGMWEAQPTKMVLQFVDRSITRPEGKIDDVLIKVDKFLFLADFIILDYEADREVPIILELSFLRTGHALIDVHQWELTMLLNDQKISFNIVNAMNSPLMLKTAMQLNLLGGILARNKC; from the coding sequence ATGTCATTTGTTGATGCGTTAGAGCAAATTCCTTCATATGTGAAATtcttgaaatatatttttacGAAGAAACGAAGGATGAATGAGTATGAGACAGTAACTCTAACGCAGGCAACAAGCAACATCTTCAAGAATATGGTACAAAAGAAAATGACATACCCTAGAAGCTTCACTGTATCATGCTCAATAGATGACATGGATCTTGGTCACACACTGTGTAACCTAGGAGCAAGTATCAACTTGATGCACCTTTCAATCTTTAAGAAATTAGGGATGTGGGAGGCTCAACCTACAAAAATGGTACTTCAATTTGTTGATAGATCCATTACGCGTCCGGAGGGCAAGATTGATGATGTATTGATTAAGGTGGACAAATTTTTATTCCTCGCAGACTTCATCATTCTGGATTATGAAGCTGATCGGGAGGTTCCAATTATTTTGGAGCTGTCATTCCTGCGAACAGGTCATGCCCTCATAGATGTCCACCAATGGGAACTGACAATGTTGCTTAATGACCAAAAAATATCATTCAACATTGTTAACGCGATGAATTCCCCCCTGATGTTGAAAACTGCAATGCAATTAAATCTCTTGGGTGGGATTTTGGCGAGGAACAAGTGTTAG